The sequence TAACATAGCGGGGATgataatagttattttaaaaactaaacagaaaTTCAGAATGTGGTAGGAAGAAACTTTACAATACAAACGAGCTTATAGAGGACGTTGGGGATTAATTCCTGTCCGTTTTGTGGTTGAGTGGTTGATCGACTTCACTGCTGTGGAAACCACAGTCTCTGTGGGGAAGAAAAGTCCTTTATAGGTACATTATAAGGCCCGAGACTGACGTGGAAGCGGAAGAGTTGAGCAGTAGAGTGAGTGTTGCGTTCATGTAACAGCGCGTCAGTTGGGTCTTCAGCCCATTGGGAGATCCAGTTCCACATGCGTATCACAAGCCCGAAGATTCTAGCGTGAGTCAAGAGTGACCCGTGTCTTCTTACTCAGCTCCTGTCTGTTCCTGGCGTTATTTGTGTTGGCCTCTGTAGGCTGTCTCCACCTGTGATTCCAGGCTCTCCAGCCCTGCAGTGTCCCTACCTTATGGTCTCTGCAGACCTTGCCCGGTGCTGGGCTTCTGCGCCGTCCTGCCGAATGCTGGACATTCCCTTCCCACTCGGCCCTCTGAGTGCACGTTCTGGGCCCAGTTACGGTTCCCGGAACCCAGACCCAGCAGCGCACATTCGTCGCTTGTTCCTACAACCCCTTAGCTTAATGTCCAGCAAAATCCTCTCCCTAAGAGATCAAGTCcagtcttccctttttttctgatGAGGAATTTTCTCATTACCTTGTTTCTGCTTTTAGCACGATTCCTTAGGGTAATGGGAGTGTTTTGTTACTCCAGGAGGCCTGTACACAGTTCATGCGTGGAGGGTGAGGCAGGGTGGGGTCTGTGAGCCCCACGCTGgggacaggggagctggagagttAATTCAGCTGCAGACCCATAATTCCCTCACTCACGCCTGCCTAAGGAAGCTCGGTGAACCCTTGGCACTGGGGCTCTGGGGAGCCTCCTGGATCGACAGTACCCTGAGTACTGTCCCTGCTGGATGACGAGGGTGACATGTGTCTGAGGACCAAAGAGCTTCAGGTTCAGAATGCTTGCAGAATCTGCCCTATCTGCTTTGAATCTCTTTGTTATGATAAAACTAGAATCCTAAGTCTAGCATTTTCCTGAGTTTTATATGTTCTTCTAGAGAATTATTGAATGTGTGGGGACGCACGGATCCGTAGCTAGCTGCTCCGAAGGTGAGCTAGGTGAGGGTGGTCCTGGGGATTCCCTGAACTTGTAGCTGATGTCGGAAGTTCTGGGCAGACTTggtgacctggagggcagcacccTTAATACAGCCGGCCAACCACCCAACAGACTGCAtcctgaaatgtgtgtgtgtgtgtgtgtgtattttatgaaACAGTATTAATCCTTATGTATAACTTacttgaaaatacatattttaaccctgttgtatttcattttaaaataggctCATTGCATCCCACTTCCTTGATTTCATGAGTTACTTCTGGGTCACTGAGAGCAACCTAAAAAACAGTGATTGCAgttgtaattgatttttttaccTCTTGGTTTTTCATACTTTGAATGCATGGGCAGCGGGTGTCGAGTCATGGGGCGGGGGTTTGGTCAGCAGTTTCCGGAGGTCCTGCTGTGCACGCACTAGTGGGAAGCTGACCCGCTCCCCTTAGGGAGGTGCAGTTGCTGTGTGTCGCGTGGGTGACGTGGTTGCTGGAATCTGCCCTAGCGTCAGCCCTGATGcccactctgccttcccctcttTTCAAGGTAACATCTGTCGGTCGCCCATTGCGGAAGCAGTGTTCAGAAAACTTGTCACTGACCAAAAGCTTTCAGATCACGTAAGTACCATTCTCCATATTAAAGAGGCCAAGCCGACTGCCTTTGTGGCAGGAAATTgcgaaaaaaaattcttcttttctcctgCAGTGGAGGATAGACAGTGCAGCGACGTCCACGTACGAAATAGGAAACCCTCCCGATTACCGAGGGCAGAGTTGCATGAAGAAGCATGGCATCCCCATGAGTCACACTGCCCGGCAGGTACCGTGCGGGAACTTGAAGCTGCCCGTGTGTGTTCTGTGTTGCAGTGGGTCATTGACAGCGGCGCTGTTTCTGACTGGAACGCGGGCCGGTCACCAGATCCAAGAACTCTGAGCTGCCTCAGAAATCATGGCATTAACACGGCCCATAAGGCAAGACAGGTAGAAGAGATCTCATTTACTTTCTAATCCTAGAGTCCCCTAATTTGAGAACTCGTGAGCTTAACCACACTGACGTGCTAATGAGTGTTTATTGTGGGTCCATTGACGTAGCCACGGGttccccattttgtttcattgctGGTTTCACAGTTCTGAAAGGTGGGCATGATCTTGGAATTGACTTactaaaatgcatttatttttattttatctatttattttttaaacaatacaaGAGAACAAATctacacctttatttattttcttttcattaagcTTAAATCCTTGGTGGTTCAGCCTCACACGGATTCTGGGCCAGTTTGATGGGAGCCACTGTTTCCTTGAACTCCGGTCACTTTTCCCCGATTACTGTGGCTTCGCTTGGCTTGCTGCCAGGAGTCACTGTGCTGTTGTTGGCCTTGTACACAGAAGCACATCTCTTGCCGTCTAGAATTCAGTTTCTTCTGGAGCATAGACACCTTCCGTTTTAAGAAGAGTTGTGTGCTCCCTCTAGTTCTGGAGACCCCACTTACCGCCAGCAAAAATGGCCTCGGACCACAGCCTTCCAGACACACTCGGCGTTTTAGGAGTGCGGCTCCCGGCAGGCCTCCCTAGGCCCCAGGAGGGCGGAAAGAGAAAGGCTAAAATGCGTTTATAGTCACATGGGTGATCCTGGTGAGAACCCtgcctaggacctggagatctgAGTCAcaatcttctttcatttctgtctgTGGCTGGATCATTGAAGCCCTGGTAACTGGTCTGCTTATGGTGCAAGTTTGTTGCTAGAATAAGTGTGTTTCAGCTGTCGGGTGACGCAGGAGCCCAGGGTATCCTGGTCCCATTAGCGATGCACGTCCTGCAGGCTGGCAGTAGGACTTCTGGGCTGTGGGATTCTGACGTGCCGTGCAGAGGAACGTTGTGGGATGAGGCAGGTGCGCTGGGTCTGCTCCGTTCAGTGTGGAGGCCGCTAGTGGCTCCGCTGTACTGGCAGTGTGGCCCGTGGGGCGGAGGGACTGAAGTTACGTGTTAACTTACCTGAGTAGCCGCCTGGACCTGGTGAGCGCCCAGTGGGCGGCGTGGTTCCAAGATTCACACGCAGCGGCCGGGGGGAGCGTGAGGGTTGTGCCGCTGCAGCCTCCGTGGGACACCAGAGCTCAGGGCAGGCCCGCAGAGCGCCATTGCTCGGAGCGTGCCGCCAGTGCCGCTGCCTGCTCTGGCCCCTTCCGTCACCACGGGGACCGGCTGCTGAAGAGATGTGCCTCGTTTCTGACACAGGGTGCTCCGTGGGCCATCATGCGAGGAAGGCTACATTTATCACTCTCACGACTTTGTGGACACTCAGCTGGATGTTTACAAATCCGGCCGGGGCGCCCGGTAGCccagttaagcgtccagctcttgatttcagctcaggtcaagatcttaaggccatgagatcgagccccatgtcagactccccactgagcaggttctgcttctctccctctttctcttctctgcctcttctctcattcgctcactctctaaaataaatcttcaaaaacaaatgtAGAAAGAGTTAGAGTTAGAAGTTAGagtcttttcacttcttttgtgTCCGGCCTCACAAAATATGCAGGTCTGAGGACCAAGCAAGGCCGCGGGTCGGTATCAGAAGCAACAGGCTGTGTCCAGGGATGAGAGGCCTTTACGCTGAGACGCCGCCGGCTGCCTTGGAAGTCAGTTGTCAGATACGTACCTGGTCCGAGGCACGGCTGGCGGCGTGCGAGCTACAGTGCAGGGTTAGTGTCCGCACGAGAACTTTGTGGAGGGGGGACAGAGACGGGTCGTCGTTACCTCTGACCCGGTCTTCACCGAAATCTCCCACTGCTCTGCCGCTGAGCGTTGTGCTTCTGTTTCTGACCGTCTCGGTCTTTGCCCTCCATTACCTTGTTAGGGAAGGGAGGGGTTGGTGACCCTGTTTTGCACATGGAGGAACAGTTCTGGAgggaaaatgtataaattatCAAACGTCACCCAGCTTCAGAGGCATAAAACTGGGATTTGACCAtaggcttgtttgtttgttttaataaaaacatgtatAGGTGTGAGCCAGAAGTTCACAAAAGTGCCACAGAAACACTTCTGACGCGTTAACAGTGTCTCAGAAGCCAGTGACACACGCGCTGTTATGGGTTAGATAAATCGACTCTGGAATCTGTGAACTTCTCATTTCTGGCTGTCGGATGACTCTGTATGTTTACAAGTTAACTGCCTTGAGGCCACACCTGCTTCAACATCGAATCTTCATTGGACAGAATAGTTCACGTTTTGTAGGTCACGTGTCCTCGTCTCCAAGACCTGCACACCTCGTCCATTTCTACTTCCTCTGTCCTAGAGAACGCGAACTCATTCTCAGTAGTTCATGGTTTCAGATTTCCGTTAACACTTCCATGTCTTCTGTTTTTAGGATCAGATTGTTTTCTGTACAGAAGTACATAATTTgggtaaaaatgaaatattttaaatacacatgTCTTTAGCTAGAAACTTCTCATTTTTAGAGATCAGTTGTAGTTGTTGGTTTTAGAATATTCCTACACaatctgtttctttccctttttctttttccctgttcgttttaagaaaaatttctcggttttttgttttttttgtttttgtttttgtttttttcaaaacacTGGTAAGGTGGggtgcccgggtagctcagtgggttaagcctctgccttcagctcaggtcatgatctcagggtcctgggatcgagcccagcatcgggctgtctgcttgcCAGAAGCCTTCTCTGctgtctctttgcctgcctctctggctacttgtgatctctctctctgtcaaataaataaataaaatctttaaaaaaaacaaaactggtagtatgttttgtaaattattatcatattttcttaaaagattttatttatttgacagagagatcacacacaggcagagagagaggaggaagcaggctccctgctgagcaaggaccctgatgtgggctcaatcccaggaccctgagatcatgacctgagctgaaggcagaggcttaactaaccgAGCCCCCCAAGGACCCATGCAGGCTTTCTCTTTAGCAGTGGTCAGAATTTATAAGGGAACTATTCtgttacatttcttaaaatttcctaattttaattttcccaATACTACTTCACCCTGGGTTTAATAAACAAGATATGTTTAGGGTGCGTCAGGGGTTTTGGGTGTCTGATTGCAGCCAGTTAGTTCTGTGGAGACGTTCACTGTGTCACACCGTCCTTCTCGTCCACAAACCTTTGACACCTGCACGTGTCATCAGTGGGTTCTTGGGACCAGTCACACTCCTCCTCTCCAGAGGTCACTACTCACATTCTTTCTGCCTTGGAATCCTTGTGTGTGACTCTTTCTGTTGGTCTTTCTCTGAGAGTCTCCGTGGCCTCTCTTGGAGCCCCTGCTCTGAAGCTGCTCTCAGTACCTTGCTCCAGTCCGGCGCTGCGGGCCTCACCCGGTGGACACTGGGCTGCTGCTTGTTTGGGCTGAGAGCCGTGGCGGGTACACCTGTGTGCAGCTTGGCTGGACGCCCACCCGTGTCGCACCTGTCGGGCGTTGGCCTCATTAAACCAGTCAGaaatttccctctttctctgttctcttgAGAAGTTTCTTGATCACTGACAGTATTTCTGCTTGAACGGCTGTGCAGGGGTCATTGAATCCGTTGTTGCTGTTCCTTGAAATTGCCCTTATTTTCTCTGCTGTCTttacgtttttcttctggattctttttcttgtcttttcccaGCAGTTTTACTGTGGGAAGCCCAAGTATGCATCCTGAATTTGCACCCTGGTAGTTTCCATCGGTTTTGGAAAAGtctgtgttgttttctttttgtattttccttctcattctctcttcagAGATTCAACTTCTCTGTAGTTTGGACATAAATCTCTGATGCTGTCTTCtccattttccctcctttccaccTGCTGGTCCCGGCTCTGTGGGGTGTCCATGGTGCTGGACTGTTCCCCCTCCTGGGCGGGGTCTTCCAGGACCCCTGCATGGAATCCCCCCGCAGCCCCGTGTGCCGTCAGcagggctcctcctcctccctcacggGCTTGCTGCAGCCTCCCTGTGGCCTCTTCGCTTTGCCCTGAGTAGTTCCACAACTTGGCAGATGGTTTGAGAAGAAAGCTTGTGAGTGTCGGGCTCTGTCCTACCAGCCTTGATGTCCTGCTTCTCCGGCCTTTGGGGTTGCTACCTGGTCCCTGGAGCTTCTCTTTTCCAGCAGTGGCCCTGTGCCCAGGCTTCTGGAGCAGGCGCTTGGCCTTGGCACCGCTGACCCTGCATCTGTTGGTGCTCTGTTGTGGGGCTGTCCTGGGCCCGGTGCGATGTTTGGCGGCATCCCTTGTCTCTTCCCGCTGGGTGCGGAGCACCCCTTTGCTCCCCAGCATAGCAACCAGAGATGTCTCCAGACCTTGCCAACTGCCCCctctttgagaatcactgccctCAAATTCTCCAAGTATCCAGGAGGTCAAAATTATTCGTGAGTAAAGGATCCATTCAAACTGTCAGGCTGACCAGTGGACTGGAACAGAGTAATAAAAGTTTacagctgtttttcttttcctactctgTATTGcaagtaacctttttttttttaaatattttttttaaagattttatttatctgtttgacagagaaagatcacacgtaggcagagaggcaggcagagagagagggggaagcaggctccctgccgagccgacagcccgatgcggggctcgatcccaggactctgggatcatgacctgagctaaaggcagaggctttgacccactgagcctcccaggcgcccctctcaatcATTTTAATATCTAAAGATCATGTATGGTTTTTATAGGTAGCTATCGGTTCTAAGGCTGTCTTTTCATCCGTAATTGCagtaattctaaaattaaaagcgGTGTTAATCCTAGCACGTTTCTCATAAACTGGGGAAATAGCTTATAGTATTGTAATAGATGTTGAAATAAGCTAGTGCCTTGGGAGTGTTAACAAAATACAGTCCTCAGCACTTGGACGTGCTTCAGTAAGAACTCATGCAAGTGTATGTTAAGAGCCACAGTTAAATTTTTAACAGAACAATGAGTATAGTTATTATTTGTTTGCTATACTGATCATTACAAATAGTATCAGtactctgttaaattaaaaaatttttaaagtactcatttaaaaaaaagggttccggggcgcctggggggctcagctgttaagcctgtgctgtcagctcaggtgatgatctcagggtcctgggatccagccctgcatcaggctctctgctcagcagggagcctgcgtccccctcttccactctccctgcttgtgttccttctttattccttctttccttacatatttaatttctttatttttaaattattatttatttgacagagagagagatcacaagtaggcagagcagcagagagagagagaggaagggaaacaggctccccactgagcagagagcccgatgctgggctcgatcccaggaccctgggatcatgacctgagctgaaggctgaggctttaacccactgagccacccaggcatcctgcttgtgttccttctctagctgcatctctgtcagacaaataaataagatctttaaaaaaaaaaaaaagtttcgaTATCTTCTTTGTAGTTTCCTGGCACTCCTATATTTTAGATGATTTTTTAAGTGGGGAAGGTTATTACTGAAAATCACATTGTTAGAAATTATTTCTACCTTCATTATGTGGCCtgtctgtgttcctttctttctaaTTCTGCCAGTGTTTATGAAGGCAGAAATCATCAAGTAATTTCCCTACTTAACATTTTAGTGGGCTTATGTTGATGAACTGTGATGTCAACAAATTGACCGAATCAGTAAAAATACTGAGTGGCCTCCTCTTCCGTGTCGTGTTGAGACTGTGCGTGCTCAGGGGAGGGAAGAACCACGCGTCCAGGCCCTTGCCTGTTTCCTTCTCGGGGACTCTTCTGTGAACACCCTGCTTCCCATTTTCGTTTCCCGTCTCCCCCAGAGCTCTTCACATGGCTCTGCTGGGTGTTGCCTGCCCTGTGCTGGGGGGAGGCCTCCAGGGACAGTCACCCAGCTCTTTGGGGGTTTGTCACTGGGGCTAGGATGTTCCCTTCTTGCAGAATGAAAAATGGGGTAAAACAGTGAAGGGGGTTAAACGTGGGACAGTTTAGTATGTTAAGTGAATTAAACTTTGTTACTAAGAAATTGCGGGAGATTATAAACTTTGTGTTTACATATTATGCTGTTAGGCTTATTCCAAGGAACTTATTAATTAAAGTTCTTTGCAGTACAGTGTCACAAAATAGGTTAActctattttaactttaaaataccCTTAATTATTTAACTTAAGTCAGTTGACAGGTTCAAATATAGCAAATTTTTTGTGTTTACTGCTTTGGAACCTCTAGGTTTGGTTGTTATAAATATAAACACTGTGTTTTTGACTTCTATTTAATTTTAGGTTACCAAGGAAGACTTTGCCACATTCGATTATATACTGTGTATGGATGAAAGCAATCTGAGgtaatcacatttttaaagggtATTTCTGATCAACTTCCGGTTCAGTAGTAGGCCCATTGTTTGTTGTCAAAATGACTTTTTTAGTATCTTGGAGTTTTAAAAGTCGTGATGGTCACAGCGTACAGAATTGTGCGTGTAGAGTAGTAAGAAACGAGCGGGCGGCTGAGCACGGTCTCCCAGCGGTAGACAGGCTTTCGGGGGCGGGGGAGCCCGGTGAGCCGGTGCAGCCCGGGGGCCGGCCGGGCGGGGAGCAGCTTCGTGGAAGCTGGGGTTGGATGTGCAGGAGAGCAACCCCGTGATTCCTGGGCCTGTGGTGTTCTGTTGTCTCGTGGGATCCTGTTACTGCTGCCCCCAGCCCCAAAAAGGAGGATGGGCGAAAAGGGAAGCTTTTGACGCTCTGGATTGTTGCTTGCGTTCATGGAtataaaaacaaacccaaacaggCCAGGCTCTTAGGTAACGGGCTGACTGTGCCGTGGCCCATATCAGGTGCTCTGCACACCAAAGCACTTAACGCTCGTTCTGCATCTTATCAGAGAGGCACGAGAGGTCACGTTACACGTGGAGCAGATTGGTGTGGCAGAATTTTAGCCTCGGCTTTGTGAGGCAGAGCCTGCGGTGCATCTCACTGTCATCTCGCGTGGGGACGTGCATTTGGGCGACAAGGAACTTGGTAGCATTTCTTGAGTGGCATTGTGTCCTGGCACAGTGCCAGGCGTGGGGACCCACGGATGAGGAATTGCTGTTCTGCCCACCCTTGACGTGTGCAGGCTGGCGTGGGCTCCTCGCGTTAGCCCGGACTTGCCCGACGGTGTGAGACCATGTGGTCGTGCCAGGAGCCAGCGAACGCGGTGTGTGCGCAGGTGTCGGGCTGTGGCGGGTGACACCCGAGATAGGAAGCGGTTCCGGTTGGAAGGCCGGGGCCCTGCGTGCCTTCGTCACACGGCCGTGTGTGGTCTGCCGCGCTGGGGAGCGGGACGGCTGCCTGCCCGCTGGCTCGTCGCGCGCTGCCGGCACAGAGGAGGCCCGGGACGTGCCCCGGTGTGACTGCAGGGATCTCACGGAACCGGTGCTAGTTCACAGGACTCCACGGCTTTATGAATAGAAACTGTTTCTGCTTTTAACTGCCTTTGTAGGCGTGTTCAGCTCCACTGCTGCTTTCATGAATCAGGAACGTCCCCAGATACATGCATTTTCtctatttatacttatttattatatttctgttcttgtttttcagTTGTTGGTTTGTCTCGTCCTCACTTTTCTCGTGTGCGGGGATTGTCAGCAGGGGCCTCTGTTAGCAAGGTGTTCAGGGCGGGAGGGCGTCCCGAGCAGGGTCTCCATGCAGAGCGGCTGGAGTCCACACGTCTGCCCCGGTGGCGGGGGGACGCGTCCTGGAGCTCGGAGGCCTGGCCAGCCTTCCCCGCGCACCAGCAGCGTCTGATGTGTCCGAGGTGCTCCGCGGAGGTTTGGCCGCCCAGGAGCTTGGCGCTCTCCTCACGGCCGAGCGAGTGCGAGGGAGGGGGTGGCGGGCAGGAGCTGTGCCCCCAGCTCGCTGGGGCAGAGGCTAGAGGGGTACGCGGTGGCACAGGGAGGCTTTCGCCAAATGCGGTGTCAGGACGCCTTGGGACGGGACTGGCAGCCCTCTGGGACTTACTGCACGTGGCTTTTGGAGTCCCGTTCTGCCACC comes from Neovison vison isolate M4711 chromosome 8, ASM_NN_V1, whole genome shotgun sequence and encodes:
- the ACP1 gene encoding low molecular weight phosphotyrosine protein phosphatase isoform X3, which produces MAEPVPKSVLFVCLGNICRSPIAEAVFRKLVTDQKLSDHWRIDSAATSTYEIGNPPDYRGQSCMKKHGIPMSHTARQVTKEDFATFDYILCMDESNLRDLNRKSNQIKNCKAKIELLGSYDPQNQLIIEDPYYGNESDFETVYQQCVRCCKAFLEKAR
- the ACP1 gene encoding low molecular weight phosphotyrosine protein phosphatase isoform X1, which gives rise to MAEPVPKSVLFVCLGNICRSPIAEAVFRKLVTDQKLSDHWVIDSGAVSDWNAGRSPDPRTLSCLRNHGINTAHKARQVTKEDFATFDYILCMDESNLRDLNRKSNQIKNCKAKIELLGSYDPQNQLIIEDPYYGNESDFETVYQQCVRCCKAFLEKAR
- the ACP1 gene encoding low molecular weight phosphotyrosine protein phosphatase isoform X2 yields the protein MAEPVPKSVLFVCLGNICRSPIAEAVFRKLVTDQKLSDHWRIDSAATSTYEIGNPPDYRGQSCMKKHGIPMSHTARQVPCGNLKLPVCVLCCSGSLTAALFLTGTRAGHQIQEL